One genomic segment of Candidatus Nitrosocosmicus arcticus includes these proteins:
- a CDS encoding aconitase X swivel domain-containing protein produces the protein MRFDLEIKCKKIVGGMAKGKLLLSKKPINFLGMVNTKSGEITSSNNGFEKQNLKGKILVFPNSIGSSVGAYTIYSLKSNNVAPNGIICTNIVDITTASGCAISNIPLAFIDNQSYDDLVNCIKISGNDKEIEIILDTEEEKIIID, from the coding sequence TTGAGATTTGATCTGGAAATAAAATGTAAAAAGATAGTGGGAGGTATGGCCAAAGGCAAATTATTGTTGTCAAAAAAACCCATAAATTTTCTTGGAATGGTAAATACCAAATCAGGAGAAATAACAAGCAGTAACAACGGTTTTGAAAAACAAAATTTAAAGGGAAAAATCCTCGTTTTCCCTAATTCAATTGGGAGTAGCGTAGGCGCATATACGATTTATTCTCTAAAGAGTAACAACGTAGCGCCTAATGGCATAATTTGTACTAACATTGTGGACATAACTACTGCTTCCGGTTGTGCGATTTCAAATATACCATTAGCTTTTATTGACAACCAAAGTTATGATGATTTAGTCAATTGTATTAAAATTTCAGGTAATGACAAGGAAATCGAAATTATACTAGATACGGAAGAAGAGAAGATTATCATCGATTAG
- a CDS encoding aconitase X: MHLTREEEKGISGEYGEATSTAYRILVAIGEATDAEKLVPIKWAHVSGVNYNTIGDSGLEFLKEISKDGKVKVKTSLNPMGFDRENLPELPPEFIEKQFEIARAYEKIGVIPTFSCIPYEILPIPQEGAQVSFAESSAAVLANSNLNIITNKESALSALASALTGKSPYSDLRIDENRTPVVEIVNEMDLENELDYGLLGYFTGKTIQKSCTGICNISENTDMWSLKSLAAGIGTSGSCGMFQTKKPSKFLEKVNYGKGEMSETRDELNTSEDGQLITFGSPQLGIEEMSKIQTLMEGKKFTKPCKIFCPKSVFCKAKQHGIIDSLQRSGVEFISDACICLTPLINKKNYDSIITNSVKASYYMKTSNKVSVALKSLKSIIKGYTV; encoded by the coding sequence ATGCATCTTACGCGTGAAGAGGAAAAAGGAATATCCGGAGAATATGGTGAGGCTACTTCTACTGCCTATAGGATATTAGTTGCAATAGGAGAAGCAACAGATGCAGAAAAGCTTGTACCCATCAAATGGGCACATGTTTCAGGAGTTAACTATAATACGATTGGAGATAGTGGATTAGAGTTCTTAAAAGAAATTAGCAAAGACGGGAAAGTAAAGGTAAAAACATCACTTAATCCAATGGGTTTTGATAGAGAAAATCTACCGGAATTACCGCCTGAATTTATAGAAAAACAGTTTGAAATAGCAAGGGCTTATGAAAAAATCGGAGTCATACCAACTTTTTCATGTATTCCGTACGAAATTTTACCTATACCGCAAGAAGGTGCCCAAGTAAGCTTTGCTGAAAGCAGTGCGGCGGTATTGGCTAATTCAAACCTAAATATAATTACAAATAAAGAAAGCGCTTTAAGTGCATTAGCCAGCGCATTAACCGGAAAATCCCCTTATTCAGATTTAAGGATTGATGAAAACAGAACACCAGTGGTTGAAATAGTTAACGAGATGGATTTAGAGAATGAACTTGATTATGGACTATTAGGATATTTTACGGGAAAGACGATTCAAAAGAGTTGTACCGGAATTTGCAATATTTCCGAAAATACAGATATGTGGAGTTTGAAGTCACTTGCCGCAGGTATAGGAACATCTGGTTCCTGCGGAATGTTTCAAACTAAAAAACCATCTAAATTTCTAGAAAAAGTAAATTATGGAAAAGGGGAAATGAGTGAGACCAGAGATGAATTGAATACCTCAGAGGATGGTCAATTAATTACATTTGGAAGCCCCCAGCTTGGAATTGAAGAGATGAGCAAAATTCAAACATTAATGGAGGGAAAGAAATTCACTAAACCCTGCAAGATCTTTTGTCCAAAATCAGTATTTTGTAAGGCTAAACAGCATGGAATCATCGACTCATTACAGAGATCAGGAGTAGAATTTATTTCCGACGCGTGTATCTGCTTAACACCTCTTATAAATAAGAAAAATTACGATAGCATAATTACCAACAGCGTCAAGGCATCTTATTATATGAAAACATCAAACAAGGTTTCAGTAGCTTTAAAGAGTCTTAAATCAATAATCAAAGGATATACGGTATAA
- a CDS encoding DUF763 domain-containing protein: MSLGRYIRITKSYTYLCNSFSFTGFAKPLIMSLISESQLDNLLYASKMSAKVDNSAIQDNYFLYHHNIAFDSDGDWSIIQQGMTKDNKTARRYQWFSKSVRMVVL, encoded by the coding sequence GTGTCATTGGGGCGTTACATTAGAATAACAAAGTCATATACGTATCTTTGTAATTCTTTTAGTTTTACGGGCTTTGCAAAACCTCTGATAATGAGTTTAATCTCTGAAAGTCAATTAGATAATTTACTTTACGCGAGCAAAATGAGTGCTAAAGTTGATAATTCTGCTATTCAGGACAATTATTTTTTATATCATCATAATATTGCATTTGATAGCGATGGAGACTGGTCAATCATACAGCAAGGAATGACTAAAGATAATAAAACTGCCAGACGTTATCAATGGTTTTCCAAGAGCGTTAGAATGGTAGTTTTGTGA
- a CDS encoding DUF763 domain-containing protein has product MTEPHSGIIGNVIYGNNVLDMTSIGSTESQKVVVDTLRDNQNCRDLFSSVNQLLSKRKDSTIDQWFERSTSIIDVGPSTVRALTLIAELIFETKSSWKGPAKYSFAHGGKGGVPYFVDRKSYDNSIKFLHLQLKVLTLPESKGLMPSKNCLTITPVFTP; this is encoded by the coding sequence GTGACTGAACCTCATTCAGGAATTATCGGGAATGTTATTTATGGTAATAATGTATTGGATATGACCTCTATAGGTTCAACGGAAAGTCAAAAAGTAGTTGTTGATACATTAAGAGACAATCAAAATTGTCGGGATCTTTTTTCATCTGTTAATCAACTATTGTCTAAAAGAAAGGATAGTACGATCGATCAATGGTTTGAACGATCTACATCTATCATAGATGTTGGTCCATCTACGGTTAGAGCTTTAACTTTGATAGCAGAGTTAATTTTTGAGACAAAATCTTCCTGGAAAGGTCCTGCTAAATATTCTTTTGCCCATGGAGGAAAGGGTGGTGTCCCCTATTTTGTTGACAGAAAAAGTTATGATAACTCCATCAAATTCTTGCATCTTCAATTGAAGGTGCTTACATTACCAGAATCGAAGGGATTAATGCCCTCAAAAAATTGTCTAACTATAACTCCAGTATTTACTCCATAA
- the asnS gene encoding asparagine--tRNA ligase, which translates to MFKRIADLRTEDNIGSTILLRGWIHRLRKQKEKTFIILRDDRGDIIQAICPSKLCEDLTIESSIAIQGKLEKDPRAVEGGFEVKVGKISIFNIADVDYPIGEYQSDEILLDFRHLSLRTRKMINVGKLRNSLLKYSREWFDKDNWMEVTPPILVQSSVEGGSTLFEVKYFNEKAYLSQSSQLYLESMIYCLGPVWTISPSFRAEKSRTIRHLAEFTHLEAEAPWIDMNDLITIQEKVIFSIITQIREHNKKELEFLNTAAIKKLHEISIPFEKITYDRAIDILRSTECRIRDNDGKERLIEWGDDLNLESERELTKDRSNPIFVMNYPLSIKPFYVKQDPLNKMTGLAVDLLAPQGYGEISGGGIREDNLEKLKNRMRETNLNPTDYSWYLDLRKYGSVPHGGFGLGLERLLRWILDFDDIKNVTLFPRTMTRILP; encoded by the coding sequence TTGTTTAAGCGGATCGCAGATTTAAGAACTGAAGATAATATAGGAAGTACCATTTTATTAAGAGGCTGGATTCATAGACTACGAAAACAGAAAGAAAAAACCTTCATAATATTAAGAGATGATAGAGGAGACATTATCCAAGCTATATGTCCTTCTAAATTGTGCGAAGATTTGACGATCGAATCCTCCATAGCGATACAAGGAAAATTGGAAAAAGATCCAAGAGCAGTTGAAGGTGGATTTGAGGTAAAAGTGGGCAAAATATCAATTTTCAATATAGCCGATGTGGACTACCCCATAGGGGAATATCAGAGTGACGAAATCCTACTGGATTTTAGGCATTTATCACTAAGGACAAGAAAAATGATAAATGTGGGAAAATTAAGAAATTCTTTATTAAAATACTCCAGAGAATGGTTTGATAAAGATAATTGGATGGAAGTAACTCCGCCAATACTAGTTCAGAGTTCTGTAGAGGGAGGATCCACACTATTTGAAGTAAAATACTTTAATGAAAAAGCATACTTGTCCCAAAGTTCTCAACTGTATCTCGAGTCAATGATTTACTGCTTAGGTCCCGTATGGACCATTAGCCCCTCCTTTAGAGCAGAAAAGTCTAGAACCATAAGACACCTAGCAGAATTCACCCATTTAGAAGCAGAAGCACCGTGGATAGATATGAACGATCTTATTACCATTCAAGAGAAAGTAATCTTCAGCATCATAACTCAGATCAGGGAACACAATAAGAAGGAACTAGAATTTTTGAATACCGCTGCAATAAAAAAACTACATGAAATTTCAATTCCATTTGAAAAAATAACTTATGACAGAGCAATAGATATTTTGAGATCCACAGAATGTAGAATCCGAGATAATGATGGTAAAGAAAGGCTCATTGAATGGGGAGACGATTTAAATCTGGAATCAGAAAGAGAACTAACAAAGGACAGATCTAATCCGATATTTGTAATGAATTATCCTTTGAGTATAAAACCCTTTTACGTCAAACAAGATCCGCTCAATAAGATGACAGGATTGGCTGTAGACCTTTTGGCTCCTCAAGGATATGGCGAGATTTCAGGTGGTGGGATAAGAGAAGACAACCTTGAAAAATTAAAAAACAGGATGAGAGAGACAAATCTAAATCCAACTGATTATTCATGGTATTTGGACCTTAGAAAATACGGGTCGGTACCACATGGAGGATTTGGTCTAGGCTTGGAAAGACTGCTGAGATGGATTTTAGATTTTGACGACATCAAAAACGTAACATTATTTCCTAGAACAATGACCAGGATCTTACCATGA
- a CDS encoding winged helix-turn-helix domain-containing protein: protein MKNRSRLEIIAMILETVGDNGAIQAKIMYKVYLSFLQMKEYLSNLMKNDLLIYDDGAQIYKMTDKGRRFLILYKQMTESIIMTKPIL from the coding sequence ATGAAAAATAGAAGCCGCCTAGAAATTATAGCAATGATACTTGAAACAGTAGGAGACAATGGTGCGATACAGGCTAAAATCATGTACAAGGTATATCTTTCGTTTCTCCAAATGAAAGAATACTTATCTAACCTTATGAAAAACGACTTACTCATTTATGATGATGGGGCTCAAATTTATAAGATGACTGATAAAGGACGACGTTTTCTGATACTGTATAAACAAATGACCGAATCAATAATCATGACAAAACCAATACTTTAA
- a CDS encoding Rieske (2Fe-2S) protein, whose product MIFDTGLKLNELKENSFKKITIEKEEILIGKRNNRVYAFNNRCPHKGASLSKGSFHRDNIVCYMHGYEYNIFTGKLENMKSWKKDETWIEQNEQWRHSDDLKIYKIHLNDEKILIEIN is encoded by the coding sequence GTGATTTTTGATACCGGTTTGAAACTGAACGAATTAAAAGAAAATTCCTTTAAGAAAATCACTATAGAAAAAGAAGAGATTTTGATTGGAAAAAGAAACAATCGAGTATACGCTTTTAACAATAGATGCCCCCATAAGGGTGCATCTCTATCCAAAGGAAGCTTTCATAGAGATAATATAGTTTGTTACATGCACGGATACGAGTATAATATTTTTACGGGAAAGCTAGAAAACATGAAGTCATGGAAAAAAGATGAAACCTGGATTGAACAAAATGAGCAATGGAGGCATTCTGATGATCTTAAAATTTACAAAATTCATTTAAATGATGAGAAAATTCTAATTGAAATAAATTAA
- a CDS encoding RpoL/Rpb11 RNA polymerase subunit family protein: MHAEVTHARDKELEFKIHDIDISVLYIIQHELQKNADNRFAGVVLKHPLVKEYMLKILTTKNDPYKAVGESVESAIKFTNDLAGMLKLTIGN; this comes from the coding sequence ATGCATGCTGAGGTTACACATGCTAGGGACAAAGAATTAGAATTTAAAATACACGATATAGATATATCTGTTTTATATATAATTCAACATGAACTACAAAAGAATGCTGATAATAGATTTGCAGGTGTTGTATTAAAGCATCCGTTAGTCAAAGAATATATGTTAAAGATACTAACCACTAAGAACGATCCATACAAGGCAGTGGGTGAATCCGTAGAGTCAGCCATTAAATTTACAAACGATCTTGCAGGTATGTTGAAGCTCACGATAGGCAATTGA
- a CDS encoding transcription factor S — MKFCPKCDARLRNRQEEKVLTCLKCGHIVASEINSTTNSANVIQTVSNYDYSDDPLKIMDSEKPIEALPTTNMECPKCLNNMAFWWMLQTRSADEATTQFYRCTKCSHTWRNYS; from the coding sequence ATGAAGTTTTGTCCTAAATGCGATGCACGTTTAAGGAATAGACAAGAGGAAAAAGTCCTAACATGCCTAAAATGTGGACATATAGTGGCAAGCGAGATAAATAGTACGACTAACTCTGCAAATGTGATCCAAACTGTTTCTAATTATGACTATTCTGATGATCCTTTAAAGATAATGGACTCTGAAAAGCCTATTGAGGCACTGCCTACAACCAATATGGAATGCCCAAAGTGTCTCAATAATATGGCCTTCTGGTGGATGTTGCAGACAAGGTCAGCTGATGAAGCCACCACTCAATTCTATCGATGTACAAAATGCAGTCATACTTGGAGAAATTATTCTTAA
- the pcn gene encoding proliferating cell nuclear antigen (pcna) → MNNLMFVAKTKSPEEWKVVNSAISTLVDEATFEATSEGISFRGMDPSHVALIDIFWPNTAFESYKCDSELKFGVRISEFSKLIKRTDKKDELEVSIIDEDVLRIKTMGSYKREYKMRLIESTTVSTPLPKLSFNSKLVLSLSSFDKILSDIEVVSEYVEIESYPDRIEFVGKSDTGEAVVTMESNSEGLEEINVKEESKATYSLDYLLKIVKSVSSVGVSAAIEYSTKMPIRLEFRIANIGRIHFYLAPRVQD, encoded by the coding sequence TTGAATAATTTGATGTTTGTAGCGAAAACAAAGTCCCCCGAAGAATGGAAGGTTGTTAATTCAGCTATATCTACCCTAGTGGATGAAGCCACATTTGAAGCAACTTCAGAGGGAATTTCATTCAGAGGAATGGATCCGTCTCATGTAGCACTAATTGATATTTTTTGGCCCAATACAGCATTTGAAAGCTATAAGTGCGATTCTGAGTTAAAATTTGGAGTCCGGATTTCTGAATTCTCAAAATTGATAAAACGAACAGACAAGAAAGACGAATTGGAGGTATCTATTATTGATGAAGATGTTTTGAGGATAAAAACGATGGGTAGTTACAAAAGAGAATACAAGATGCGGCTTATAGAAAGTACAACTGTATCTACACCGTTACCAAAACTGTCATTTAATTCCAAACTCGTACTTTCTTTATCTTCTTTTGATAAGATTCTATCTGATATAGAGGTCGTATCAGAATACGTTGAAATTGAATCCTATCCTGATAGGATCGAGTTTGTAGGTAAAAGTGATACTGGGGAAGCTGTGGTTACGATGGAATCAAACAGCGAAGGATTGGAAGAGATCAATGTGAAAGAAGAATCCAAGGCAACTTACAGTCTAGACTATCTATTGAAAATTGTAAAATCGGTGAGCTCCGTTGGTGTATCAGCTGCGATTGAATATTCTACAAAGATGCCCATACGTCTTGAATTTAGAATCGCCAACATAGGTCGAATTCATTTTTATCTAGCACCACGAGTCCAGGATTAG
- a CDS encoding aspartate kinase: MKFGGSVLDSSPKIKTLVNIVNSFKNLEGKDNEIVCVISAISGVTDKIIMLSELIMKGKRSAIKTFIDEMTSLHVDLIDNTIIDPKLQTEAKNVILDVLKEFQAILEGLVLISEITPRSLDHMLSFGERLAAPIVSYSLRNNNLDSDFLTGKEIGIVTDSNFGEARPLMNTTKFRVNSKLIPLILEGKIPVITGYIAADQHGYITTLGRSGSDYTATIIASCINADEVYLWSDVDGLLTAEPLIVKDAQVLDEISYSEAAEMVLFGAKYIHPRALEPVMDSNIPLKIRNAFNLSHPGTTITQNLRISNNIIKSIIAIRNTALIDVSGGGMVGSPGTAANIFDTLAKNKVNIMMISQGPSESSISMVLRKDDLGKAITSLELKLLGKVIKHLNVLEDVSIVTVVGSGMRGIKGIAGRVFSSIAKEDVNVIMIAQGSSELNLAFVVRDDDCEKAVRSLYKEFNLDKPS, translated from the coding sequence ATGAAGTTCGGAGGGTCGGTCTTAGACTCATCGCCAAAAATAAAGACTCTCGTGAATATTGTAAATTCTTTTAAAAACTTGGAAGGAAAAGATAATGAAATTGTTTGTGTAATATCAGCTATCTCTGGTGTAACAGATAAAATTATCATGCTTTCTGAACTGATAATGAAGGGAAAAAGGAGTGCAATAAAGACATTCATAGATGAAATGACTAGCCTTCATGTCGATTTAATTGATAATACAATAATTGATCCGAAATTGCAAACAGAAGCCAAGAACGTAATCTTGGATGTTTTAAAAGAATTCCAAGCTATTTTAGAGGGATTGGTTTTAATTTCTGAAATTACTCCAAGGTCTTTGGACCATATGTTATCATTTGGAGAACGCTTGGCAGCTCCAATCGTAAGTTATTCGTTACGAAATAACAACTTGGATTCTGATTTTCTTACTGGAAAAGAGATTGGTATCGTTACGGATTCTAATTTTGGTGAAGCAAGACCTCTGATGAATACCACAAAGTTCAGAGTAAATTCTAAACTGATCCCATTGATTCTAGAAGGAAAAATTCCGGTTATTACTGGGTACATCGCAGCAGACCAACATGGATATATTACAACCTTAGGTCGGAGTGGTTCTGATTATACTGCCACGATAATAGCTTCTTGCATTAATGCAGACGAGGTATATTTATGGAGTGATGTGGATGGATTATTAACTGCAGAGCCTTTGATCGTAAAAGACGCACAGGTACTTGATGAGATATCTTATAGCGAGGCCGCTGAGATGGTCCTATTCGGAGCAAAATATATTCATCCAAGAGCATTGGAGCCAGTAATGGATTCCAATATCCCTCTGAAAATAAGAAATGCATTTAATTTATCTCACCCGGGGACTACAATAACCCAAAATTTGAGAATTTCTAATAATATCATTAAATCGATAATCGCTATAAGAAATACTGCATTAATAGACGTTAGTGGTGGTGGAATGGTGGGATCACCCGGAACGGCTGCAAACATTTTTGATACATTGGCAAAGAATAAGGTAAATATAATGATGATATCTCAGGGTCCCTCTGAATCAAGTATTTCTATGGTATTGAGAAAGGATGATTTGGGCAAGGCTATAACATCCTTGGAGTTGAAATTATTGGGAAAAGTAATAAAACACCTAAATGTCTTAGAGGATGTTTCAATAGTTACCGTAGTGGGTTCAGGGATGCGTGGGATCAAGGGAATTGCAGGCAGAGTTTTTTCCTCCATAGCAAAAGAAGATGTTAATGTGATAATGATAGCACAGGGTTCTTCGGAATTGAATCTTGCATTCGTTGTAAGAGATGATGATTGTGAAAAAGCAGTTAGGTCATTATATAAAGAGTTTAATTTAGACAAGCCATCTTGA
- the cobJ gene encoding precorrin-3B C(17)-methyltransferase, translating into MSSGKLYVVGVGPGHHDHMTFRAKQVIEESQIIVGYETYVSLVEDLINGKEVYRYPMTQEVDRANQAIDFAEKGNTVSLVSSGDPGIYGMVGLIYEILAEKGWKKNKGIEVECVPGVSSLNSCSALIGSPLMTDFAVVSMSDLLVPWDIIVKRVEAAALGDFVTVVYNPSSKKRIHQLKDARDIFLKYRNPETPVAIVKGAFRDSQSIVVTNLEKMLEYPDMMGMITTIIIGNSSSFNYDDMMINPRGYRSKYQLVK; encoded by the coding sequence ATGAGTTCAGGAAAATTATACGTTGTAGGGGTTGGCCCAGGCCATCATGATCATATGACCTTTCGCGCTAAACAGGTAATTGAAGAAAGTCAAATCATAGTGGGCTATGAAACCTATGTGTCATTAGTAGAGGATCTTATTAACGGTAAAGAAGTTTACAGATATCCCATGACTCAGGAAGTAGATCGGGCTAACCAGGCCATAGATTTTGCTGAAAAGGGGAATACCGTATCGCTAGTTTCATCAGGGGATCCCGGAATATATGGAATGGTAGGTTTGATATATGAAATTCTCGCTGAAAAAGGATGGAAAAAAAACAAAGGGATTGAAGTTGAATGTGTACCTGGAGTCTCATCTTTGAATTCATGCAGTGCACTTATTGGATCCCCTCTGATGACCGATTTTGCAGTTGTGAGCATGAGTGACCTTTTGGTACCGTGGGATATTATCGTAAAACGCGTTGAAGCTGCTGCTCTTGGAGATTTCGTTACTGTTGTGTATAATCCATCGAGTAAAAAACGAATTCACCAACTTAAGGATGCAAGAGATATTTTTCTAAAATACCGGAATCCCGAAACTCCAGTTGCGATAGTAAAAGGTGCATTTAGAGACAGTCAGTCAATTGTTGTCACTAATTTAGAAAAAATGTTAGAATATCCTGACATGATGGGCATGATTACTACGATTATTATAGGAAATTCATCCTCCTTTAATTATGATGATATGATGATAAATCCGAGGGGGTATCGATCTAAATACCAGTTGGTAAAATAA
- a CDS encoding DUF2795 domain-containing protein, with translation MNTSYNNEKKEQIPKEDGPEGQTGKFVSQQNAIEGQRKEVSVESYSTVAELGQVLKDLDFPVEKSKVLEFIRQHQSIQNKDKILSSLSSLEEKSYNNVSEITMAAGLVY, from the coding sequence ATGAACACTTCATATAATAATGAAAAGAAAGAACAAATTCCAAAGGAAGATGGACCTGAGGGACAAACAGGAAAATTTGTAAGTCAGCAAAATGCTATCGAAGGACAAAGAAAGGAAGTCAGTGTGGAAAGCTATTCTACAGTAGCGGAATTAGGACAGGTTTTGAAAGATTTAGATTTTCCGGTAGAAAAAAGTAAGGTTCTAGAATTTATAAGGCAACACCAGTCTATTCAAAACAAGGATAAGATTTTGTCCTCATTAAGTAGTTTAGAAGAAAAATCTTATAATAATGTCTCCGAGATTACGATGGCTGCAGGATTAGTTTATTAA
- a CDS encoding MFS transporter — MINAKTVVSRHAWLTLAILSSTLLTVFFSETMLLPAIPEIIDDFDISYGTAAWIFSAYLIVAAVMTPIAGRLSDLFGKKKVLLSLLVIYIAGLIAGGFADNITFLLITRIIQGVGLAAVPAAFSLLRDTFPPAKLSIAVGVFGSAYSAGSVVGLLVGASIIQTFGWHATFLAIIPFSILVTLLIARFVKEYELPNRSKNSNIQGDVSEKKGKPFSIDIKGIVALSVTITSFLIALTVIQIGISNENIFQIAVAFIISAISLLIFVIIERRAIPPFVNLRLLRDKTLLPSFILLISTGIAMFMIYPTIVQLVRSPIPLGFGGDSIDAANVQLPFMISFLVFASVTPFIINRIGSTKPAIIGGIISLFGTFGLLMFHATEFIVSVDLAIIATGLSLTMTTTWNLIVSSSPKEFTGISVGIGALLLFIGMAIGPALAGVYMADHENIGTQGSYPSAQSYDLVYFTALLLSAVSLGFAFILRRKTIDAAV; from the coding sequence ATGATTAACGCAAAGACGGTTGTTAGTCGCCATGCGTGGTTAACTTTAGCAATTCTTAGTAGTACCCTATTGACAGTTTTTTTCTCAGAAACCATGCTTTTGCCTGCAATACCAGAGATAATCGATGATTTTGATATATCTTATGGAACGGCTGCATGGATATTCAGTGCTTACTTAATTGTAGCTGCAGTGATGACCCCAATTGCTGGTAGACTTTCGGATCTATTTGGGAAAAAGAAAGTATTACTATCATTACTTGTAATATATATAGCAGGACTCATCGCTGGCGGATTTGCAGATAACATAACTTTTCTACTCATTACAAGAATTATTCAGGGTGTTGGATTAGCAGCAGTTCCAGCTGCATTTAGTCTTCTTCGAGATACATTTCCACCGGCCAAATTATCTATAGCTGTAGGGGTATTTGGTTCTGCGTATTCAGCTGGTTCAGTAGTTGGACTATTAGTTGGAGCTAGCATAATTCAAACCTTTGGTTGGCATGCTACTTTCTTGGCTATAATACCTTTCTCTATTTTGGTCACATTATTGATTGCAAGATTTGTAAAGGAATACGAATTACCAAATCGATCAAAGAATTCAAACATACAAGGAGATGTATCAGAGAAGAAAGGAAAACCGTTTTCGATAGATATTAAAGGTATAGTGGCTCTTTCAGTTACAATAACTTCATTTCTCATTGCACTTACAGTCATACAAATCGGCATAAGTAATGAAAATATATTCCAAATTGCTGTAGCATTCATTATATCTGCAATTTCATTACTTATCTTTGTTATAATAGAAAGAAGGGCTATACCTCCGTTCGTTAACTTGAGATTGTTACGAGACAAAACCCTTCTACCTTCATTTATCCTACTAATATCTACTGGAATCGCTATGTTCATGATTTATCCCACGATAGTCCAGTTGGTGAGGAGTCCAATTCCGTTAGGTTTTGGAGGTGATTCAATAGATGCTGCAAATGTTCAGTTACCTTTTATGATCAGTTTTCTGGTGTTTGCAAGCGTCACTCCATTTATAATAAATAGAATAGGCAGTACAAAACCGGCCATAATTGGTGGAATCATTAGCCTATTTGGTACATTTGGATTACTAATGTTCCATGCAACGGAGTTCATAGTTTCTGTAGATTTAGCCATAATTGCCACAGGCCTATCGCTCACAATGACTACAACTTGGAATTTAATAGTATCCTCCTCCCCAAAAGAATTTACTGGAATATCCGTAGGAATTGGTGCACTATTATTGTTTATAGGTATGGCAATAGGTCCCGCACTGGCGGGAGTTTATATGGCCGATCATGAGAATATTGGAACCCAGGGATCATATCCATCAGCTCAGTCATATGATCTGGTGTATTTTACTGCTCTATTACTTTCGGCAGTATCCCTTGGATTCGCATTTATACTAAGGAGAAAAACAATAGATGCTGCGGTTTAA
- a CDS encoding winged helix-turn-helix transcriptional regulator: protein MVDLKTSEQCQEKKGNLNHQRLIEDMECKCCPVFNTFNIIGKKFSLLILRNMLYDKQKRFNEFLNSIEEINPKTLSIRLKEMEKDGLIKRHVYNETPIRIEYYLTQKGKELQPIMEQMALFSVKYCCDQIFENPDPIKIGKITAKSIRQYM, encoded by the coding sequence TTGGTAGACCTCAAAACCTCAGAACAATGTCAAGAAAAGAAGGGAAATCTAAATCACCAAAGGCTAATAGAGGATATGGAATGCAAATGTTGTCCTGTTTTTAACACCTTTAATATAATTGGTAAAAAATTTTCTCTTTTAATATTACGTAATATGCTTTATGATAAACAAAAACGATTTAATGAATTTCTGAATTCTATAGAAGAGATTAACCCAAAAACCTTGTCAATACGGCTAAAAGAAATGGAAAAAGATGGTCTTATTAAACGTCATGTATATAATGAAACTCCCATTAGGATAGAATACTATCTTACTCAAAAGGGTAAAGAACTACAACCGATAATGGAACAAATGGCGCTATTTTCGGTCAAATATTGTTGCGATCAAATATTTGAGAATCCCGATCCTATTAAAATTGGAAAGATAACTGCCAAATCTATTAGACAGTATATGTAA